A section of the Desulfomonile tiedjei genome encodes:
- a CDS encoding sulfite exporter TauE/SafE family protein, with protein sequence MTGEWMALPAGFIIATLATLVGFGGGILWMPYLILVAQLDPSKAVVTSLVIQVGGMGSGSLAVIRAKKTDLGLSLYLAAAAFIGVPIGVWLSKLVSADYLVFLLGVLSLALALVFVSTQDDFETSLVKKVSFRRTAPYLWLSTVFAVLTGLLSMGVGDFLVPILRNRLRLNMESAMGACLIVMAANATLAAILHVAIGDKFSAGLVLWALPGVLLGGQIGPRLAGRIPDQTLKEIFIFGLSLAGIHMMFNIPGGH encoded by the coding sequence ATGACTGGTGAGTGGATGGCCCTGCCCGCGGGCTTTATCATTGCAACTCTGGCCACGCTGGTCGGATTCGGTGGCGGCATACTTTGGATGCCTTACCTGATACTTGTGGCCCAGTTGGACCCTTCCAAGGCTGTGGTGACCTCATTGGTGATTCAGGTGGGGGGCATGGGATCGGGCAGCCTGGCGGTGATCAGAGCCAAAAAGACCGACTTGGGACTGTCTTTGTACTTGGCGGCCGCTGCATTCATCGGTGTTCCCATAGGCGTATGGCTGTCCAAACTGGTATCCGCGGACTACCTGGTTTTCCTTTTAGGGGTCCTCAGCCTGGCTCTGGCTCTGGTCTTTGTTTCCACACAGGACGATTTCGAGACCTCGCTCGTGAAGAAAGTCTCTTTTCGCCGGACCGCGCCGTATCTGTGGCTGTCCACGGTCTTCGCTGTCCTGACAGGCCTTTTGTCCATGGGTGTGGGCGACTTCCTGGTGCCTATCCTTCGCAATCGACTTCGACTGAACATGGAATCCGCGATGGGGGCCTGCCTGATTGTCATGGCCGCCAATGCCACCTTGGCTGCGATACTACACGTTGCAATAGGAGACAAATTCTCCGCGGGCCTGGTACTTTGGGCACTGCCGGGGGTTCTTTTGGGCGGGCAAATAGGTCCGCGGCTGGCCGGCCGAATACCCGATCAGACGCTTAAAGAAATATTCATCTTCGGCCTGTCCCTCGCGGGAATACATATGATGTTCAATATTCCGGGAGGACATTGA
- a CDS encoding HAMP domain-containing protein produces MEKRYSLERKMLSYFGLIAAASLLITIEFVWAIREATPGPETVTESVASASTIVENVRHRMESLRNKAFLMGVVQAVVTLIVLVMFIRRITGPLQKMVEHSRAISEGDLSRTIKIHRRDEIGLVGETINGLTSNIQEIVALGLSVESSVKPQLEKLRARMEDDPAGRDQLDEIEDTLAGFNEILEEFKLFPAPLAASEVKENR; encoded by the coding sequence ATGGAAAAACGTTACAGCTTGGAGAGAAAAATGCTCTCTTATTTTGGCCTGATTGCGGCCGCGTCACTCCTCATAACAATTGAATTTGTGTGGGCCATACGAGAAGCCACCCCTGGCCCGGAGACGGTGACCGAGTCTGTTGCCTCGGCTTCGACCATAGTCGAGAACGTGCGCCACCGGATGGAATCTTTACGGAACAAGGCGTTCCTGATGGGCGTCGTTCAAGCTGTCGTCACCTTGATTGTTCTGGTCATGTTTATCAGGAGGATCACCGGTCCCCTTCAGAAGATGGTGGAACATTCCAGGGCGATATCTGAAGGCGATCTCAGCAGGACTATCAAGATTCACAGACGGGACGAGATAGGCCTTGTTGGAGAAACGATCAACGGGTTGACCAGTAATATTCAAGAGATTGTGGCCCTCGGGCTGTCCGTGGAGTCTTCCGTTAAGCCTCAACTTGAAAAACTTCGGGCTCGAATGGAAGACGATCCTGCGGGCCGTGATCAGCTCGATGAAATAGAGGATACGCTGGCCGGATTCAACGAAATTCTGGAGGAGTTCAAACTGTTTCCCGCTCCATTGGCCGCATCGGAGGTGAAAGAAAACCGATGA
- a CDS encoding enoyl-CoA hydratase/isomerase family protein yields the protein MAEAVKAILCGEIATVLLDRPKAFNAFDLDTITVFAEHLINLAADETIRGVVISGQGNAFCAGGDLKWVNSWPDGPAAAFHNLAARYHQAILEIRRMRKPVIAAINGIAAGGGFSLALACDFRVMAKSAVFRQAYTSNGLSIDGGGTFTLPRLVGLARAFEIAAFDQPISAEQARKWGLVTKVVEDGKALDEAIFMAEVLAQRSIQSFGYAKQLLTDSFNNSFETHLELERAALRSCAAHAEGREGLTAFLEKRKPVFNPQ from the coding sequence ATGGCAGAAGCGGTAAAAGCGATTCTGTGCGGCGAGATAGCCACTGTTTTGTTGGACCGCCCCAAAGCATTCAATGCCTTTGACCTGGACACCATAACCGTATTCGCGGAGCATCTGATCAACTTGGCGGCTGATGAGACGATCCGAGGCGTTGTGATCTCCGGTCAAGGCAACGCATTCTGCGCGGGCGGTGACCTCAAGTGGGTGAATAGCTGGCCCGACGGTCCTGCCGCAGCTTTCCACAATTTGGCGGCACGCTACCATCAGGCTATCCTTGAGATTCGGCGCATGAGGAAGCCTGTCATTGCTGCAATCAACGGGATTGCCGCGGGCGGTGGATTCTCGTTGGCGCTTGCTTGCGATTTTCGAGTCATGGCAAAGTCCGCTGTTTTCAGGCAGGCTTACACTTCCAATGGACTCTCCATTGATGGTGGAGGAACATTCACTCTTCCAAGGCTAGTGGGCTTGGCCCGTGCGTTTGAGATTGCAGCCTTCGATCAGCCGATCTCCGCGGAACAGGCACGGAAATGGGGCTTGGTCACCAAGGTAGTGGAAGACGGTAAAGCCTTGGACGAAGCGATATTTATGGCCGAGGTGTTGGCTCAGAGGTCGATTCAATCGTTCGGGTACGCGAAACAGCTTCTGACCGATTCGTTCAACAACTCCTTTGAGACTCATCTGGAGCTTGAGCGAGCAGCGCTTCGCTCCTGTGCCGCTCATGCCGAGGGGAGAGAAGGATTGACCGCGTTTCTTGAGAAGCGTAAGCCAGTTTTTAACCCGCAGTAG
- a CDS encoding ABC transporter ATP-binding protein, which yields MADQLLKIGGLKTIFPSDEGIAVAVDHVDLNLRPGETLGLVGESGCGKSVTALSIMRLVSPPGKIVSGEIFFEGKDLLRLEESKMREIRGDDISMIFQEPMTSLNPVFKVGDQIAEVFRVHRGMSRSEARAASVDMLRKVGIPSPDNRVDDYPHQMSGGMRQRVVIAMALACDPKLMLADEPTTALDVTIQAQILELMNNIKNTRGTGIILITHDLGVIAEMADRVAVMYTGMIVEEAPVKDLFESPQHPYTIGLLKSIPRIETGAAAQKYRLHVISGMVPDLRHLPEGCTYQDRCPEVQEICKQPPVLEKKTSGHLVRCWMRDPAPKPDQH from the coding sequence ATGGCTGATCAGCTTCTAAAAATAGGGGGCCTTAAGACTATCTTCCCTTCGGACGAGGGAATCGCAGTCGCCGTGGATCATGTGGATCTGAATTTGCGGCCAGGCGAGACGCTTGGCCTGGTAGGCGAATCCGGTTGCGGTAAGAGCGTCACGGCGCTGTCCATCATGCGGCTCGTTTCGCCTCCGGGGAAAATAGTTTCGGGAGAGATTTTCTTCGAAGGTAAGGACCTGCTTCGGCTTGAAGAATCGAAGATGCGGGAGATCCGCGGAGACGATATCTCGATGATCTTTCAGGAGCCCATGACTTCTCTCAACCCGGTTTTCAAAGTTGGAGACCAGATAGCAGAAGTTTTTCGGGTGCATCGGGGAATGAGCCGCTCGGAGGCTCGCGCGGCCTCGGTAGATATGCTCAGGAAAGTCGGGATTCCGTCTCCCGACAATAGGGTTGATGATTATCCCCATCAGATGAGTGGCGGGATGCGCCAGCGGGTGGTGATAGCGATGGCGCTGGCCTGCGATCCGAAGCTCATGCTCGCGGACGAACCCACCACTGCCCTGGACGTGACCATACAGGCGCAAATCCTCGAACTGATGAACAACATCAAGAACACAAGGGGCACCGGGATCATCCTGATAACGCACGATCTGGGGGTCATCGCGGAAATGGCCGACAGGGTCGCAGTCATGTACACCGGAATGATAGTTGAAGAGGCCCCGGTGAAAGATCTCTTCGAATCGCCCCAACACCCGTACACAATTGGTTTGCTGAAATCCATACCCAGAATAGAAACAGGAGCGGCAGCGCAAAAATATCGACTCCACGTGATTTCCGGCATGGTCCCCGATCTGCGGCATTTGCCCGAAGGCTGCACTTACCAGGATCGATGCCCTGAGGTGCAGGAGATATGCAAACAGCCGCCTGTCCTTGAAAAGAAGACTTCAGGGCATTTGGTGAGATGTTGGATGCGCGATCCAGCCCCCAAACCCGACCAACACTAG
- a CDS encoding FKBP-type peptidyl-prolyl cis-trans isomerase translates to MDDKIAKTQHKIEDSKSYVKIRYSVRVANGRVLKGAGEPEVMDFVTGYRQVVPGLELRLLGHEVGDKLSFSVPPEEAFGPRHQELVIEKSKSDFHFPPGWEPYPGMELPLLTGGDNAPDTVIIREVREDSIVIDANHPLSGATLEYDLEIVEARPATSSDMCSEWDEQKSGDEEPCCSSPHQIILGAQDPEVN, encoded by the coding sequence ATGGATGACAAGATAGCTAAGACCCAACACAAAATTGAGGACTCCAAGTCTTACGTCAAGATAAGATACTCGGTTCGAGTGGCCAACGGTCGGGTTCTCAAAGGGGCCGGTGAACCCGAGGTCATGGACTTCGTAACCGGGTACCGCCAGGTCGTCCCTGGTCTGGAACTGCGTCTACTTGGACACGAGGTCGGCGACAAGCTTTCCTTTTCGGTCCCGCCCGAAGAAGCCTTCGGCCCCCGACATCAGGAACTGGTCATAGAGAAGAGCAAGAGCGACTTTCACTTCCCGCCTGGTTGGGAGCCATATCCGGGAATGGAACTGCCCCTGCTTACCGGTGGCGACAACGCGCCTGACACGGTGATCATTCGGGAGGTGCGGGAGGACTCCATTGTTATTGACGCCAACCATCCTTTGTCCGGTGCAACCCTCGAATACGACCTTGAGATAGTGGAAGCGCGTCCCGCGACATCTTCGGATATGTGCTCCGAATGGGACGAACAAAAGAGTGGGGATGAGGAACCTTGTTGCTCGTCTCCGCATCAAATAATTCTGGGAGCACAAGACCCGGAGGTCAATTAA
- a CDS encoding TIGR01777 family protein, which translates to MRVFITGANGFVGTNLSRFFLAAGHEVTGLVRNEQARAKLPPKVSCVMGTPMEPGAWQESVAGHDVLINLAGATAFKRWNAAYKKLLRDSRLLTTRNLVDAIPSSSRVTLFSTSGVGYYGFTEDEELDESAQGGHDFFAVLARDWEAEAFRARKRGVRVVTTRFGVVLGKDGGALAQMVRPFRFFVGGLIGSGRQWVSWIHIRDLCRAYAFVVEHADIQGPVNFAAPGPVRNRDFAQAIGKVLGRPSFMPGPAFMIRLVLGEFGSIILEGQRVVPGVLLSKGFSFDFPEIEKALRDLLSN; encoded by the coding sequence ATGAGAGTCTTCATAACCGGAGCGAATGGTTTTGTGGGAACAAACCTGAGCCGGTTCTTTTTGGCAGCCGGCCATGAGGTGACAGGCCTGGTTCGTAACGAACAGGCGCGGGCCAAGCTTCCTCCGAAGGTTTCCTGCGTGATGGGAACGCCCATGGAACCTGGTGCATGGCAGGAGTCTGTCGCGGGCCACGATGTTCTGATCAACCTGGCCGGTGCAACCGCATTCAAGCGGTGGAATGCAGCTTACAAGAAGCTCCTCAGGGACAGCCGCTTGCTGACAACCCGCAATCTCGTGGACGCGATTCCGTCATCCTCCCGCGTGACCCTTTTCAGTACGTCAGGAGTGGGGTATTACGGCTTCACAGAGGACGAAGAACTGGATGAGAGCGCCCAAGGGGGCCACGATTTCTTTGCCGTTTTGGCGCGGGACTGGGAAGCTGAGGCTTTTAGGGCACGCAAAAGAGGTGTCCGCGTAGTTACTACCCGGTTTGGCGTGGTGCTCGGAAAGGACGGCGGGGCTTTGGCTCAAATGGTCCGGCCCTTCCGCTTCTTTGTGGGGGGGCTGATCGGCAGCGGGCGGCAGTGGGTTTCGTGGATCCACATACGGGATTTGTGCAGAGCCTATGCTTTTGTGGTGGAACACGCGGATATCCAGGGTCCCGTCAATTTCGCGGCTCCCGGCCCGGTCCGGAATCGCGACTTTGCGCAAGCCATAGGCAAGGTCCTGGGACGGCCCTCATTCATGCCAGGACCAGCCTTTATGATAAGACTGGTCCTGGGAGAGTTCGGCTCGATAATCCTCGAAGGACAGAGGGTAGTTCCCGGTGTCTTACTCTCGAAGGGGTTCTCCTTCGACTTCCCTGAAATTGAAAAGGCGCTTAGAGATTTGCTGTCAAATTGA
- a CDS encoding PAS domain S-box protein — protein sequence MSDVSLTERFGRLLDAAGQMFWEIDKTFTVLYANDLLKSVFGDPVGQVCHRFMAGIDKVCTDCPVQRVFDGEERAVSERMRYDKDGRLVWLEHTATPIRNKSGQVIGASELTVDTTHRRKTEEWLKDSERLYRNLVEQVPDVIFSLDEMGKFTFVNTQIEKFLGYPVHHILETPLRDHVVPEDRDLLDSMLRMEPEAIWDEEVAILDVRGERKFARIRCKASSGHDGRSMGFEGVMRDRTVRRRLEEELKASKEALVEKIKIIDELYEHIVQSGKCKAVEEHTAEVAHELRQPLAIVGGFARRMARQFESGQFPDVEKQKQYTEIIITEIQRLERILDGLIDFTKRNYIHLQKMDPNELIEYILGITEGRARERGLDLRVSLGPEIGEIPLDPGRFQQLVLNLLSNAIEASPSGGAIELETGVSIPSDKALKAGELASAGYFEMKIRNTGPLIPFEAIQKIFNPFYTTKQQGTGLGLTVTKKIVEDHCGSISVRSDLDGTVFTIWLPLTETDRQNELCFYDSPAPHATV from the coding sequence GTGTCTGACGTCTCTCTCACGGAAAGATTCGGAAGGCTGCTCGATGCTGCCGGTCAAATGTTCTGGGAGATTGACAAGACTTTTACGGTGCTGTACGCCAACGATCTCCTGAAAAGCGTTTTCGGGGATCCCGTCGGCCAAGTATGCCACCGGTTTATGGCCGGGATAGACAAAGTCTGCACTGACTGCCCGGTGCAAAGGGTTTTTGACGGCGAAGAGAGGGCAGTTTCCGAACGCATGAGATATGACAAGGACGGGCGGCTCGTCTGGCTCGAACACACAGCGACGCCCATCAGAAATAAATCAGGGCAAGTTATCGGGGCAAGTGAATTGACCGTCGACACTACTCACCGCAGAAAAACCGAAGAATGGCTCAAGGATTCGGAACGGCTGTACCGGAATCTCGTGGAACAGGTGCCGGATGTCATTTTTTCTTTGGATGAGATGGGAAAATTCACCTTTGTTAACACTCAGATAGAGAAATTTCTGGGATACCCGGTTCACCACATACTTGAAACGCCTCTCCGAGACCACGTTGTTCCCGAGGACAGAGACCTGCTTGACAGCATGCTCCGGATGGAACCCGAAGCGATCTGGGACGAAGAAGTAGCCATTTTGGACGTGCGAGGTGAACGGAAGTTCGCTCGAATCCGCTGCAAGGCCTCGTCCGGTCACGATGGCCGGTCCATGGGATTCGAAGGGGTGATGCGTGACCGCACGGTTCGAAGACGGCTCGAAGAGGAATTGAAAGCTTCAAAGGAAGCTTTGGTCGAGAAGATAAAGATCATAGACGAACTCTATGAACATATCGTTCAATCGGGCAAGTGCAAAGCCGTAGAGGAACACACTGCGGAGGTCGCGCACGAACTCAGACAGCCCCTGGCAATCGTGGGTGGTTTCGCCCGAAGAATGGCCAGGCAATTTGAATCGGGCCAGTTCCCTGATGTGGAAAAGCAAAAGCAATACACTGAAATCATCATTACTGAAATTCAGAGGCTCGAAAGAATTCTGGACGGCCTCATCGACTTCACAAAGCGCAACTACATCCACCTTCAAAAGATGGACCCCAACGAACTGATCGAATACATTCTGGGAATTACCGAGGGCCGCGCTCGAGAGCGAGGACTTGACCTAAGAGTTAGTCTCGGGCCTGAGATAGGTGAGATTCCCCTGGATCCGGGCCGTTTTCAGCAACTCGTGCTGAATCTGCTTTCCAATGCTATTGAGGCTTCACCTTCCGGCGGGGCGATAGAATTGGAGACCGGGGTCTCTATTCCCAGCGACAAGGCCTTGAAGGCCGGGGAGCTTGCCTCTGCCGGCTATTTTGAAATGAAAATTCGTAACACCGGCCCGTTGATTCCTTTTGAGGCCATTCAGAAGATTTTCAACCCGTTTTATACTACAAAACAACAGGGCACAGGACTCGGGTTGACGGTGACAAAGAAAATCGTTGAGGATCACTGCGGTTCTATCTCAGTGAGATCTGATCTGGATGGCACGGTCTTCACCATTTGGCTTCCTCTCACCGAAACGGACAGGCAGAATGAATTGTGCTTTTATGACAGCCCTGCGCCGCACGCCACAGTTTGA
- a CDS encoding tetratricopeptide repeat protein, whose protein sequence is MSSKPRSFLRGCLLGLCALILAGGCAKKPVRTGVPFELDKVFSGKFSPREQDWKEAGMRLAKDKDFDQAIDAFKRYVVKEPEDFFGFNAIAVCYKNIGDHTLAMKNFERALEFAETAEDRAKVLANIGNLYFSADKPQVALGYYREAAGESQKNPLYLVFIARTFVAMDEPDRARKVLVQAERMHKDLAKYERDEDRGLGSYLMAYSYLALNDEDRVYRYLENALKVNPEKYAARLEKDISDEKSLFYTLKDEPRLRKALQKHSSKTAEASERGF, encoded by the coding sequence ATGAGCAGCAAGCCCCGATCGTTTCTTCGAGGCTGCCTTCTGGGGCTTTGCGCACTTATCCTGGCAGGCGGTTGCGCCAAAAAGCCTGTGCGGACTGGTGTCCCCTTTGAACTGGACAAAGTCTTTTCGGGAAAATTCTCCCCACGAGAACAAGACTGGAAAGAAGCGGGGATGCGTCTAGCAAAGGACAAGGACTTCGATCAGGCAATTGACGCGTTCAAACGCTACGTGGTGAAAGAACCTGAGGACTTCTTCGGCTTCAATGCTATTGCCGTATGCTACAAGAATATCGGCGACCACACCCTAGCCATGAAGAATTTCGAGCGTGCCCTTGAATTCGCGGAAACGGCCGAAGACAGGGCCAAGGTATTGGCCAACATCGGAAACCTTTACTTTTCCGCGGACAAACCTCAGGTGGCACTGGGCTATTACCGAGAGGCAGCCGGCGAATCGCAGAAGAACCCATTATACCTCGTGTTCATTGCCAGGACCTTCGTGGCAATGGACGAACCCGACCGGGCACGAAAAGTGCTGGTCCAGGCCGAACGCATGCACAAGGACCTGGCAAAGTACGAGCGCGACGAGGACAGAGGCCTGGGTTCCTATCTCATGGCATATTCTTATCTCGCGCTCAACGATGAGGACAGGGTCTACAGGTATCTTGAGAACGCCCTGAAGGTAAACCCGGAAAAGTACGCGGCACGACTGGAAAAAGACATTTCCGATGAGAAAAGCCTTTTTTACACCCTTAAGGATGAGCCCCGACTCCGAAAGGCCTTGCAAAAGCACTCCTCGAAGACCGCCGAGGCGTCCGAGAGAGGCTTTTAG
- the thiL gene encoding thiamine-phosphate kinase yields MKLKDIGEFGFIDRIAPLGNIRTKGVVKGIGDDCAVISVDGPNYLLVTTDLLVERVHFLKQWASPEIIGARALTANLSDIAACGGTPLDAFISIAIPDNLEVEWLDGLYRGMAEMARAYDVNLLGGDTTGSKSDLVINIALTGTVAPDQVLFRHTANAGDIIVLTGPAGLSAAGCDVLLHSPDLPGELSRVLTRAHLEPRPHILQGRLLATSGACTAAIDVSDGISSDLGHICRDSGLAAVVYEKRLPISDDLIRAGVSLGKDPLAWVLNGGEDYVLLAAVKPDKLADLQDNFRANALDLFPIGEFVRGDSMSLERSDGRREALTWGGWDHFR; encoded by the coding sequence ATGAAACTCAAAGACATAGGTGAATTCGGCTTCATAGACAGAATCGCGCCGTTGGGCAACATCCGAACCAAGGGTGTGGTCAAGGGAATAGGGGACGACTGCGCCGTGATATCAGTGGACGGACCCAATTACCTCTTGGTCACCACTGATCTTCTGGTGGAGCGGGTCCATTTTCTGAAACAATGGGCCTCACCCGAAATAATCGGAGCGAGGGCTCTCACAGCCAACTTGTCGGACATTGCCGCATGCGGCGGCACACCGCTTGACGCGTTTATCAGCATCGCCATTCCCGACAACCTCGAAGTGGAGTGGCTCGACGGCCTTTATCGCGGTATGGCGGAAATGGCGAGGGCCTACGATGTCAACTTGCTCGGAGGCGACACTACAGGATCGAAGAGCGACCTGGTGATCAATATAGCTCTGACAGGCACAGTGGCCCCTGACCAAGTGCTGTTTCGCCACACGGCGAATGCAGGCGACATTATTGTGCTTACGGGCCCCGCCGGGTTATCGGCCGCGGGCTGTGACGTTCTGCTCCACTCTCCCGATCTTCCTGGAGAGCTATCCCGCGTCTTGACACGGGCTCATTTGGAACCCCGGCCACACATCCTCCAGGGGCGTCTACTGGCCACCTCAGGCGCGTGTACAGCCGCAATCGACGTTTCCGACGGCATCTCTTCCGACCTGGGCCACATATGCCGCGACTCGGGCCTCGCCGCGGTGGTCTACGAGAAACGGCTTCCCATAAGTGATGACCTGATCCGTGCAGGAGTCTCATTGGGAAAGGACCCCTTGGCGTGGGTCTTGAACGGCGGAGAGGACTATGTGTTGCTCGCTGCTGTCAAACCGGACAAGTTAGCGGATTTGCAGGATAACTTCAGGGCGAACGCGTTAGACCTGTTCCCTATCGGGGAATTTGTCCGCGGGGACAGCATGTCTCTGGAGCGGTCGGACGGCCGGAGGGAAGCCCTGACTTGGGGCGGCTGGGACCATTTCAGATAA
- the thiE gene encoding thiamine phosphate synthase: protein MIDVASWEVYLVTDRAFSKGRSTLEIVQAAVSGGVSAVQLREKDLETRAFYEEGLKIRALLRSSRVPLIINDRIDLALALDADGIHLGQDDMPIRIARKILGPDRIIGISVNTPEQIDDESMSMADYLAISPVFFTSTKSDITKPWGLEGVRKARAMTDLPLVAIGSIKKENTRETVAAGADCVAVVTAIVSADDPEQATRELLEQVRAGKRER, encoded by the coding sequence ATGATCGACGTTGCGTCGTGGGAGGTCTACCTGGTCACGGACCGTGCTTTCTCCAAGGGGAGATCAACCCTGGAAATAGTGCAAGCCGCGGTCAGTGGAGGAGTGTCTGCTGTCCAACTCCGCGAAAAGGACCTGGAGACGCGTGCATTTTACGAAGAAGGCCTGAAAATAAGGGCCCTATTGCGTTCCAGCCGCGTGCCGCTTATCATCAACGATCGAATCGACCTGGCTCTGGCTCTGGATGCGGATGGCATCCACCTGGGCCAGGACGATATGCCCATAAGGATCGCCAGAAAGATCCTCGGACCTGACCGAATCATCGGGATCTCTGTGAACACTCCCGAGCAAATTGACGATGAAAGCATGTCAATGGCAGATTACCTGGCAATCAGCCCGGTCTTTTTCACTTCCACAAAATCGGATATCACGAAACCTTGGGGCCTGGAAGGTGTGAGAAAAGCCAGGGCCATGACCGACCTGCCCCTCGTTGCCATAGGCTCGATCAAGAAAGAAAACACAAGGGAAACGGTCGCCGCAGGCGCGGACTGCGTCGCGGTCGTCACGGCCATAGTCTCTGCCGACGACCCGGAACAGGCAACCAGAGAACTGCTGGAACAGGTCCGTGCAGGAAAAAGAGAGCGCTGA
- the thiM gene encoding hydroxyethylthiazole kinase: MSAYARMAGEILARIRESKPVVHSITNYVVMNSTANVLLAMGASPIMAHAPEEIEDLSLITSALVINIGTLSKPWIESMTLAGRLAIVAGKPVVLDPVGSGATKLRTDTARGIIKSSLPTVIRGNASEVLSLSPQGGTTRGVDSIHSMEDAVDAARSIASSLGTVIAVTGERDLVTDGNRSLIISGGSPLMGYVTGTGCAASVIVGAFLAAEKDAVTASAAALAFFKLAGERAAAEAKFPGTFWVKALDALYEISPEELASNARISEQ; the protein is encoded by the coding sequence ATGTCTGCGTATGCCCGAATGGCCGGTGAAATTCTGGCCCGAATCCGTGAGTCCAAGCCGGTGGTGCACAGTATTACCAATTACGTTGTTATGAACTCTACCGCCAATGTTCTTTTGGCCATGGGGGCCTCACCAATAATGGCTCACGCCCCTGAAGAGATTGAAGACCTTTCTCTCATAACGAGCGCCCTGGTGATTAACATAGGCACTCTTTCAAAGCCGTGGATTGAATCGATGACCTTGGCCGGGCGACTGGCCATTGTGGCCGGCAAGCCTGTCGTGTTGGACCCCGTAGGCTCCGGAGCCACCAAACTCCGCACTGACACAGCCCGCGGCATCATCAAGTCTTCGCTTCCGACGGTGATCCGAGGCAATGCCTCCGAGGTACTTTCCCTCTCGCCTCAGGGAGGCACGACAAGAGGCGTGGATTCCATCCACTCCATGGAAGACGCGGTGGATGCCGCTCGATCCATTGCGTCGTCTCTCGGCACGGTGATTGCGGTCACGGGCGAACGGGACCTTGTGACAGACGGGAACCGATCCCTGATCATCAGCGGAGGAAGCCCCTTGATGGGATACGTCACCGGGACAGGCTGCGCAGCCAGCGTGATTGTAGGGGCGTTTCTGGCCGCGGAAAAGGACGCTGTAACAGCCTCCGCGGCTGCTCTGGCCTTTTTCAAGTTAGCAGGCGAACGAGCCGCGGCTGAGGCCAAGTTTCCCGGGACATTCTGGGTCAAAGCACTCGATGCGCTTTACGAGATCAGCCCTGAGGAACTGGCGTCAAACGCAAGGATCTCTGAACAATGA
- a CDS encoding ABC transporter ATP-binding protein, producing MLEVNNIEVIYSEVILVLKGMSLKVHEGQIVAILGNNGAGKSTTLKAISGLLKSEDGEVTDGAITFMGERIDRMDPEKIVRKGIFQVMEGRKAFEDLTVEENLLVGAHTIKSRKQIKRDLETVYHYFPRLTQRRGVLAGYISGGEQQMLVIGRGLMARPRVMLLDEPSMGLSPMLVGEIFEIIQRINQEEKVTILLVEQNARMALSIADHGYVMESGRIVLDDEVEKLRENEDIKEFYLGLTEMGQKKSYREVKHYKRRKRWLT from the coding sequence ATGCTTGAAGTAAACAATATTGAAGTGATCTACAGCGAAGTCATCCTTGTTCTCAAGGGCATGTCGCTCAAAGTCCATGAAGGCCAAATAGTGGCAATACTCGGCAATAACGGCGCGGGCAAGAGCACGACTCTGAAGGCGATTTCCGGCCTGCTGAAATCCGAAGACGGAGAGGTTACCGACGGAGCCATCACCTTCATGGGAGAGCGCATCGACAGGATGGACCCCGAGAAGATAGTCAGAAAAGGGATCTTCCAGGTCATGGAAGGCCGAAAAGCCTTCGAAGATTTGACCGTAGAAGAGAACCTCCTGGTGGGAGCGCACACCATTAAGAGCCGGAAACAGATAAAGCGGGACCTGGAAACGGTTTACCACTATTTCCCGAGACTGACTCAGCGGAGAGGCGTTCTTGCCGGATACATCAGCGGTGGTGAACAACAAATGCTGGTCATAGGCCGCGGGCTAATGGCCCGTCCACGGGTGATGCTGCTGGACGAGCCTTCCATGGGACTCAGCCCCATGCTGGTCGGAGAGATCTTTGAAATAATACAGAGAATAAACCAGGAGGAAAAGGTGACCATCCTTCTGGTCGAACAAAATGCCCGCATGGCCCTGAGCATCGCGGATCACGGATACGTTATGGAGAGCGGCCGCATCGTCCTGGATGACGAAGTGGAAAAGCTTAGAGAAAACGAAGACATCAAGGAATTCTACCTGGGCCTGACGGAAATGGGCCAAAAGAAAAGCTACCGCGAGGTCAAACACTACAAACGCCGCAAACGATGGCTCACGTGA